The following proteins come from a genomic window of Nicotiana tomentosiformis chromosome 12, ASM39032v3, whole genome shotgun sequence:
- the LOC138903349 gene encoding secreted RxLR effector protein 161-like yields MILEKYKYLDFKVTKTPIDVNVALTKNLSHNRSQLDCAHVLGSLMYIMNCTRPDIACAVSKLSRYTSNPDQTHWMAMKRVLGYLRHTQDYALHYSKYPAVIKGYSDANWITGSSETKSTSGYVFTIGGGAVSWKSSKQTCIARSTIEFEFIALDKAGEKVEWLRNFLEDIPF; encoded by the coding sequence ATGATACTTGAAAAATACAAGTATCTAGATTTCAAAGTTACAAAGACCCCGATTGATGTAAATGTGGCTCTTACAAAAAATCTAAGTCACAACAGATCTCAACTGGATTGTGCTCATGTGTTGGGAAGTTTAATGtacatcatgaattgtacacgtcCTGATATAGCTTGTGcagtaagtaaactgagtcgTTACACAAGTAATCCCGACCaaactcattggatggcaatgaaacgagttttggggtatctaagGCATACCCAAGATTATGCTTTGCATTACAGTAAGTATCCTGCGGTAATTaaaggatatagtgatgcaaattggatcactgggtCATCAGAAacaaagtccacaagtggatatgttttTACAATTGGTGGAGGAGCAgtttcttggaaatcatccaaacaaacatgcattGCTCGCTCTACAATAGAGTTTGAGtttatagctttagataaggctggAGAAAaagttgaatggctccggaatttcttggaagatattccgtTTTAG